The bacterium Unc6 genome has a window encoding:
- a CDS encoding acetyl-CoA carboxylase, biotin carboxyl carrier protein has protein sequence MEQEKLQKLIELMNQNSLIELEIESEGERIRLKKSGEAKTLVSTGISARAVEQQVSQQKEEPPQNLIPIKAPMVGTFYRAPALDAAPFVDINADISVGQVVCVIEAMKVMNEIKSETKGKIKQILVENVQPVEFGQTLFLVETP, from the coding sequence ATGGAACAGGAAAAACTACAGAAACTTATTGAACTTATGAATCAAAATAGCCTTATTGAATTGGAAATAGAATCAGAAGGTGAAAGGATAAGACTTAAAAAATCCGGGGAAGCTAAAACATTAGTATCAACTGGAATTTCTGCAAGGGCAGTTGAACAGCAGGTTTCGCAACAAAAGGAGGAACCGCCACAGAATCTTATACCTATAAAGGCTCCTATGGTAGGAACATTTTATAGGGCCCCTGCTCTTGATGCCGCTCCTTTTGTGGATATAAATGCTGATATATCTGTTGGTCAGGTTGTATGTGTTATAGAAGCAATGAAGGTTATGAATGAAATAAAATCTGAGACGAAAGGAAAAATAAAACAGATACTTGTTGAAAATGTTCAACCCGTAGAGTTTGGTCAGACATTATTTCTTGTAGAGACACCTTGA
- a CDS encoding type II secretion system protein GspE: MVEERRIYRPLGRMLKEAGLVTEKQLEQALEEQRTSGKFLGRVLIELGFVSEEDVLQALGFQAGIETVDLDNLEIQRNVIDKISASVAKIYNIIPVRFENNTLAIAIADPLNINIMDDLQFMLDCKVKSVVAKEDSIIRALQKYYGTEVESMSDLIATMEQEIPEVTAAAEEELDIASLREMAAQAPVVKLVALILSQSVKDHASDIHFEPFEDEFRIRYRIDGVLYDMVPPPKRLAIPVTCRIKVMADMDIAERRLPQDGHMPLRIGQKNIDFRVSTLPTVFGESVVLRVLDKTVVSLDLNQIGFPADVLLKLRQIIAKPNGIVIATGPTGCGKTTTLYSCLREVNSVEVKILTTEDPVEYDMPGIIQVQIKPKIKLTFASCLRSFLRQDPDIIMVGEIRDTETAQIAIQASLTGHLVFSTLHTNDAPGTITRLMDMEVEPFLITSSIEAIFAQRLVRKICQHCRTEYTADDYVLKELGLTRKNIEGKKLYYGTGCERCNNTGYLGRTAICELFIVNDTIRELILQRVSTSELRKAAQAFGMRTLREDGLMKIFDGTTTVEEIIRETQLAG, from the coding sequence ATGGTTGAAGAAAGAAGAATATATAGACCGCTGGGGAGAATGCTAAAAGAGGCGGGACTTGTAACAGAGAAACAGCTGGAACAGGCGCTTGAAGAACAAAGAACATCCGGAAAGTTTCTTGGAAGAGTTCTTATTGAGTTGGGATTTGTTTCTGAAGAAGATGTGCTTCAGGCCCTTGGGTTTCAAGCGGGCATTGAAACAGTAGACCTTGATAATTTAGAAATTCAGAGAAATGTTATAGATAAGATTTCGGCATCTGTTGCAAAGATATATAACATTATTCCGGTAAGATTTGAAAACAATACCCTCGCCATTGCAATAGCAGATCCATTGAACATAAATATTATGGATGACCTTCAATTTATGTTGGATTGTAAGGTTAAAAGTGTGGTTGCTAAGGAAGATTCTATCATAAGAGCTTTACAAAAATATTATGGGACAGAGGTAGAATCAATGAGCGATCTTATTGCTACAATGGAACAGGAAATTCCTGAAGTAACCGCCGCCGCAGAAGAAGAACTGGATATCGCAAGCCTTCGGGAAATGGCTGCACAGGCACCGGTTGTTAAACTTGTAGCTCTGATATTATCACAATCTGTTAAAGACCATGCAAGTGACATACATTTTGAGCCCTTTGAGGACGAATTCAGGATAAGGTATCGTATAGATGGTGTTCTTTATGATATGGTTCCCCCTCCCAAGCGTCTTGCAATCCCCGTAACATGCCGTATAAAGGTTATGGCAGATATGGACATTGCAGAAAGAAGACTTCCTCAGGATGGTCATATGCCCCTGCGAATAGGGCAAAAAAATATAGACTTTCGTGTTTCTACGCTTCCGACAGTATTTGGTGAAAGTGTGGTTTTAAGAGTCCTTGATAAGACAGTTGTAAGTCTTGATCTTAATCAGATTGGGTTCCCGGCAGATGTTCTCTTAAAACTAAGACAGATAATAGCCAAGCCAAACGGGATTGTAATTGCTACAGGCCCAACAGGCTGTGGAAAAACTACAACACTTTATTCGTGTTTAAGAGAGGTCAACTCTGTTGAGGTAAAGATATTGACAACGGAGGACCCTGTTGAGTACGATATGCCCGGTATTATACAGGTTCAGATAAAACCAAAAATAAAACTTACATTTGCTTCCTGTTTAAGGTCATTTTTAAGGCAGGACCCTGATATTATAATGGTAGGAGAAATTCGTGATACCGAAACTGCACAGATTGCTATACAGGCCTCACTTACAGGACATCTTGTATTTTCAACACTTCATACGAACGATGCGCCGGGTACAATAACCCGTCTTATGGATATGGAAGTGGAGCCTTTCCTTATTACATCTTCTATTGAAGCAATATTTGCTCAGAGATTAGTGCGTAAAATATGTCAACATTGCAGGACAGAATATACGGCTGATGATTATGTATTAAAAGAACTTGGACTTACAAGAAAAAATATAGAGGGGAAAAAACTATACTATGGCACAGGATGTGAAAGATGCAATAATACCGGCTATCTTGGAAGAACTGCAATATGCGAACTTTTTATTGTAAATGATACAATCCGTGAACTTATTCTACAAAGGGTTTCAACATCTGAATTGCGAAAGGCTGCGCAAGCGTTTGGTATGCGCACCCTCAGAGAGGATGGCCTTATGAAAATATTTGATGGGACAACAACAGTAGAAGAGATTATAAGAGAAACACAACTAGCAGGATGA
- a CDS encoding phosphoribosylglycinamide formyltransferase — protein MEGKVNIAVFCSGAGTNFQAIIDAQKQGLLEKGQVVLMVCDNPHAQSIERAKKENVPSFLVSGKLYENKTALELAIIKKLEEYRIELLVLAGYMRLLSLNFIKKYKNRILNIHPALLPSFPGTKAVEDALNYGVKTTGVTVHFVDQGMDTGPIILQESVPVYENDTIQTLSERIHKTEHRIYPKVIKLFCAGRLKIEDRKVSTLPTS, from the coding sequence ATGGAGGGGAAAGTGAATATTGCAGTATTTTGTTCAGGAGCTGGAACAAATTTTCAAGCCATAATAGATGCCCAGAAACAGGGATTATTAGAAAAAGGACAGGTTGTGCTTATGGTCTGCGACAATCCACACGCACAGAGTATAGAAAGAGCAAAAAAAGAAAATGTCCCCTCTTTTCTTGTCTCTGGAAAATTGTATGAAAATAAAACAGCCCTTGAACTGGCAATAATTAAAAAACTTGAAGAATACAGAATTGAACTTCTTGTGCTTGCGGGATATATGAGACTTCTTTCATTAAATTTTATTAAAAAATATAAGAACAGAATATTGAACATTCACCCTGCGCTTCTTCCTTCATTTCCCGGAACAAAAGCAGTTGAAGATGCCTTAAACTATGGTGTAAAGACCACAGGCGTCACAGTTCATTTTGTTGATCAGGGTATGGACACAGGTCCAATAATACTTCAGGAATCTGTTCCTGTTTATGAGAATGATACAATCCAAACCCTTTCAGAAAGAATACATAAGACTGAACACCGGATATATCCAAAGGTAATAAAACTATTCTGCGCTGGAAGGCTAAAAATTGAAGACAGGAAAGTATCTACCCTACCAACCTCGTAG
- a CDS encoding acetyl-CoA carboxylase biotin carboxylase subunit: MFNKILIANRGEVAVRIIRACKELGIKTVAVYSDADTESLHVRLANESVCIGPASSKYSYLNIASIISAAEITDVDAIHPGYGFLAENAHFAEICNSCGIVFIGPTVENIKVMGNKMLAKETMRRAGILVIPGSSCIVKDKDEALKVAQRIRYPVIIKASAGGGGRGMRVAHNDVRLVSAFMTAQAEAEAAFGDPSVYIEKYVEKPRHIEFQILADKYGHVVHLGERDCTVQRRYQKLLEESPSPAMDPKLRKRMGEAAVRGAKIVGYVNAGTLEFLLDINGNFYFMEMNTRLQVEHPVTELMTGVDIVKEQILIAYGEKLTTRQEDIKFQGSAIECRINAEDPSKDFIPCPGKIQELYLPGGPQTRVDSHIYSGYTIPSYYDSLLAKIIVYGKNRPNAIKTMHRALDETIITPIKTTIPFHKIILSNQAFVRGRIATDFVENLLSESSGS, from the coding sequence ATGTTTAATAAAATTCTTATTGCAAACAGGGGTGAGGTCGCTGTAAGAATAATAAGAGCCTGCAAAGAATTAGGGATAAAGACGGTTGCGGTATACTCTGATGCAGATACAGAATCTTTACATGTAAGACTTGCGAATGAATCAGTGTGTATAGGTCCTGCTTCAAGTAAGTACAGTTATCTTAATATTGCTTCTATTATAAGTGCAGCAGAAATAACAGATGTGGATGCAATACATCCCGGTTATGGCTTTCTTGCGGAAAATGCACACTTTGCAGAAATATGCAACTCTTGCGGGATTGTGTTTATAGGGCCAACTGTTGAGAACATAAAAGTGATGGGTAACAAGATGCTTGCAAAAGAAACAATGCGCAGGGCAGGTATTCTTGTAATTCCCGGAAGTTCATGTATTGTAAAAGATAAAGACGAGGCACTGAAGGTTGCCCAGAGAATACGGTATCCTGTAATTATAAAAGCATCTGCCGGAGGCGGCGGAAGAGGAATGCGTGTTGCGCACAATGATGTCCGTTTAGTGAGTGCATTTATGACAGCGCAGGCAGAGGCAGAGGCCGCTTTCGGCGATCCATCGGTATATATTGAAAAGTATGTTGAGAAGCCCAGACATATTGAATTTCAGATACTTGCCGATAAATATGGGCACGTTGTCCATCTTGGAGAAAGAGATTGCACAGTACAGAGAAGATATCAGAAATTGTTAGAAGAATCACCTTCTCCTGCGATGGATCCAAAACTGAGAAAAAGAATGGGTGAAGCAGCAGTAAGAGGGGCAAAAATAGTTGGATATGTAAATGCTGGAACACTAGAATTTTTACTTGATATAAACGGCAATTTCTATTTTATGGAGATGAATACAAGACTTCAGGTTGAACATCCTGTGACAGAACTTATGACAGGGGTTGATATAGTGAAGGAACAAATACTTATTGCTTATGGTGAAAAATTGACAACAAGACAGGAGGATATAAAATTTCAGGGTTCTGCAATAGAATGCAGGATAAACGCAGAAGATCCTTCAAAAGATTTTATCCCCTGTCCGGGTAAGATACAAGAACTATATCTTCCGGGCGGACCACAGACAAGGGTTGATAGCCACATATATAGTGGTTATACAATTCCCTCATATTATGATTCACTTCTTGCAAAAATTATTGTCTACGGGAAAAACAGGCCAAATGCTATAAAGACAATGCACAGAGCACTTGATGAAACAATCATTACACCTATAAAAACAACAATCCCTTTTCATAAGATAATATTATCAAATCAGGCATTTGTGCGAGGCAGGATTGCCACAGACTTTGTTGAAAACCTGCTCAGCGAGTCGTCAGGTAGTTAG